GTCCGCCTTTTCCACGTGCCTGTGTACTGATTCTGTGTCCCATTTATCTCACCTTACACGATTCCGAGCTGAGAAAGAATTTCTTCAGCGGCGTTTTTCTCTTCAAAGGTAATGACTGCCTTTTTGTTTCCTTTAGAGGTCATCATGGTGTTGATCGAGACGATCTTCTTGCCGAAGTTCTTCTCCATTGCTGCCTTGATGGATGCCTTACCGGCTTCCTTCTCAACAATGAAGGAGAGCTGGTTTGAGTTCTCTAAAAGGACCATAGCTTTTTCTGTTACGAGGGGGTGTGCAATTGTCATGATTAGGCCTCCACGAACTTCTTGATTGCAGCTTCGGTCCAGACGGTCAGTCTGCCTGCGTCGGCTCCGGGTGCAAGAACGTTGATGTTCAGGGCATTGACGGATACGCAGTCGACTCCTGCGATGTTCGCACCTGCAAGGAATTCACCGGACGTTACGATAAGAGCGGACTTTGCCTGCTTGTATTTACGTCCACGTGTCTTTCCACGACCTGCGCGGATATTTCTGGAGAGTCTTGCACGCTCAAGATCGGCACCAAGGCCAAGTGCCACAAGGGCAAGTTTGACTTCAGCTGTCTTGGCGATCTGCTCAAAGGAGTCATCGACAATGATTGCTGCTTCGCCTTCGAATTTGTGACCGCGGGCGGCAACAAGTTCGGTGTTAACGGTAGCTGCAATGGCAGAGCGGATTGCCTTTACTTTCTCTTTCTTGTTGATCTTCTCAACAAGGATCTTCTCTGCTTTTGGTGCATGTGCCGGGTGACCGCCTTTGGTCTGAGGTACTTTTGCACCGCGGCTTCCGTTTTTGATACGCGGGATCTTGGATTCACCGCGTTTGGATCCCCAGCCTTCTGCAGAGGTTCTCATACCTGCATACGGGTCTGCCCCGTGAGGCTGGTAATGTTCGCTCTGGTATGCGAGGACGGCCCTCTTGATGAGGTCCGGGCGATATGCTTCGTCGAAAACGGCCGGGAGTTCGATTTCATGGAGGACTGAGCCGT
The sequence above is a segment of the uncultured Methanocorpusculum sp. genome. Coding sequences within it:
- a CDS encoding 50S ribosomal protein L23 — encoded protein: MTIAHPLVTEKAMVLLENSNQLSFIVEKEAGKASIKAAMEKNFGKKIVSINTMMTSKGNKKAVITFEEKNAAEEILSQLGIV
- the rpl4p gene encoding 50S ribosomal protein L4, which encodes MKANVKAINGSVLHEIELPAVFDEAYRPDLIKRAVLAYQSEHYQPHGADPYAGMRTSAEGWGSKRGESKIPRIKNGSRGAKVPQTKGGHPAHAPKAEKILVEKINKKEKVKAIRSAIAATVNTELVAARGHKFEGEAAIIVDDSFEQIAKTAEVKLALVALGLGADLERARLSRNIRAGRGKTRGRKYKQAKSALIVTSGEFLAGANIAGVDCVSVNALNINVLAPGADAGRLTVWTEAAIKKFVEA